CCACCGGATTCCGGCACCTGATCCCGGCGTACGAGGAGCACGGGGTCTACCTTGCAGGCATGTACTCTCCCCCCAACTATCCGGAGCGTTCGATGGAGGGTTCGATCGCCGCCGGACAGGAGGTCGCCGCACGGATCCTGGAGGGCACGGATGCCTGACAACGGCGTCTCGGTGATCATCCCGGTCTTCAACGACCGGGAAGCACTTGAGCGTGCGATCCCGGAATCGATCGATGCCCTTTCCGGGATTACCGGAGCCTTCGAGATCCTGGTTGCCGAGGACGGGAGTACGGACGGGAGTGCGGACCTGGTGCGGAACTGGCATGAGACTGATCCCCGCGTCATCCTCCTCCATGCCGATGAGCGTCTGGGGCGGGGGAGGGCCCTGAACCGGGCGATCAAGAGTGCCAGCTACGGGATCGTTTGCTACTATGATGTCGACCTTGCCACCGACATCGCACACCTCCCTGACCTTGTCGGGGCGATCCGGGACGGGGCGGATATCGCAACCGGATCCCGCCTGATGCCCGACTCCAGTATCGTCAGGAGCGGCGGGCGTGAGATCGCAAGCCGCGGGTACAACCTCCTGGTCCGCACGATCCTCCGCAGTCGACTCTACGACCACCAGTGCGGCTTCAAGGCATTCCGGAGGGACCGGATCCTGACCCTCATCCCTGAAGTGCAGGCGCCCCACTGGTTCTGGGACACCG
This genomic interval from Methanofollis fontis contains the following:
- a CDS encoding dolichyl-phosphate beta-glucosyltransferase, producing MPDNGVSVIIPVFNDREALERAIPESIDALSGITGAFEILVAEDGSTDGSADLVRNWHETDPRVILLHADERLGRGRALNRAIKSASYGIVCYYDVDLATDIAHLPDLVGAIRDGADIATGSRLMPDSSIVRSGGREIASRGYNLLVRTILRSRLYDHQCGFKAFRRDRILTLIPEVQAPHWFWDTEVLVRGQRKGWRVAEFPVVWNEGPGTTVRFKDVFSMGSQIIGLWWQLHVAKG